The following are encoded together in the Lathyrus oleraceus cultivar Zhongwan6 chromosome 3, CAAS_Psat_ZW6_1.0, whole genome shotgun sequence genome:
- the LOC127131259 gene encoding uncharacterized protein LOC127131259, protein MSSDVPDSSHMPKFMQERPPPPFPRRIRKEKEEQQFGKFMEILKQLQINIPLIEAIQEIPNYSKFMKDVLMKRRRVGEFAIVDLTQECIQLVLGKLLPKLKDPGSFTIPCNIGDCFCGRALCNLGSNIKLMPLSVFERIGIGEVRPTIITLQLANKSICYPQGKIEDVLVKVDKFVCIKMLEQVSSSIKELARGNEVHWEATVEL, encoded by the coding sequence ATGTCTTCTGACGTGCCTGACAGTAGCCATATGCCTAAGTTTATGCAAGAGAGACCACCACCTCCTTTTCCTCGCAGGATTAGGAaggaaaaagaggaacaacaatTTGGTAAATTTATGGAGATTTTGAAGCAGCTACAGATTAACATACCACTTATAGAAGCCATCCAAGAAATTCCCAACTATTCAAAATTCATGAAAGATGTACTCATGAAAAGAAGAAGAGTTGGAGAGTTTGCAATTGTGGACCTAACACAAGAATGCATTCAATTGGTATTAGGCAAACTTCTCCCCAAGTTAAAAGATCCTGGAAGTTTCACTATACCATGCAATATAGGAGATTGTTTTTGTGGCAGAGCATTGTGCAATCTTGGATCGAACATCAAACTCATGCCACTCTCTGTTTTCGAGAGGATTGGTATTGGAGAAGTTAGGCCAACAATAATCACCCTTCAGCTAGCAAATAAGAGCATTTGCTACCCTCAAGGAAAGATTGAGGACGTATTGGTCAAGGTTGACAAGTTTGTATGCATAAAGATGCTGGAACAAGTGTCTTCAAGTATCAAAGAGTTGGCAAGAGGGAATGAAGTGCATTGGGAAGCAACTGTTGAGCTGTAA